A stretch of the Drosophila sulfurigaster albostrigata strain 15112-1811.04 chromosome 2L, ASM2355843v2, whole genome shotgun sequence genome encodes the following:
- the LOC133850797 gene encoding LOW QUALITY PROTEIN: out at first protein (The sequence of the model RefSeq protein was modified relative to this genomic sequence to represent the inferred CDS: deleted 1 base in 1 codon; substituted 1 base at 1 genomic stop codon) codes for KCYLSERSRCGRRSVSYYHFFKHSRGFLWLILCNMLLAANKSDAQLLINVQNQGGEVIQESITSNIGEDLITLEFQKTDGTLITQLIDFRNEVQILKALVLGEEERGQSQYQVMCFATKFNKGDFISSDAMAKLRQKNPHTIRTPEEDKGRETYTMSSWVQLNRSLPITRHMQSLCAEATDATYVRDVDLKAWAELPGSSISSLEAATEKFPDALSTRCNEVSSLWAPCLCALETCIGWYPCGLKYCKGKSATNGGDTSGAQQQQQQTNYRCGIKTCRKCTQFTYYVRQKQQCLWDEXRRGELQLLQMQMQMRCAKRERHDDVACDAAAGIASETTANAKAKATTITTTTTGAATTRVTAAKAKTRTKTTTTNKLRQLLLLVQQQMPFALWNFPVHHISHHHHQQQQQQQKQQKHAQQQSHDIHSLTQSQSESSDSSKSQAEAHHHNHHHTATAVLSTSTSHHPSTMAAIVA; via the exons aaatgctaCCTATCGGAACGCTCTCGTTGCGGCAGACGGTCGGTCagttattatcatttttttaagCACAGTCGCGGCTTCCTTTGGCTCATCCTCTGCAATATGTTGCTTGCTGCCAACAAAAGTGATGCACAGCTGCTGATAAATGTACAAAATCAG GGTGGCGAGGTGATACAGGAGAGCATTACGTCCAACATTGGCGAGGACTTGATTACCCTGGAGTTTCAGAAGACCGACGGCACTCTCATCACACAGCTGATCGACTTTCGCAAT GAGGTGCAAATACTCAAGGCCTTGGTGCTGGGAGAAGAGGAACGTGGCCAGAGTCAGTATCAAGTGATGTGCTTTGCAACCAAGTTCAACAAAGGCGACTTTATCTCGTCGGATGCAATGGCCAAGCTGCGCCAAAAGAATCCTCACACCATTCGCACC CCCGAGGAGGACAAGGGACGCGAGACGTACACGATGAGCAGCTGGGTTCAATTGAATCGCTCGCTGCCCATCACACGTCACATGCAATCGCTCTGTGCGGAGGCCACAGATGCCACCTATGTGCGTGATGTAGATCTCAAGGCTTGGGCCGAACTGCCAG GCTCCTCGATTTCCAGCCTGGAGGCGGCAACCGAGAAATTTCCCGATGCGCTCTCCACGCGCTGTAACGAAGTGAGCAGCCTGTGGGCGCCGTGTCTCTGTGCGCTGGAAACCTGCATCGGTTGGTATCCGTGTGGACTGAAGTACTGCAAGGGGAAGAGCGCAACGAATGGGGGCGACACGTCCGGcgcccaacagcagcagcagcagacgaatTATCGCTGCGGCATCAAGACCTGCCGCAAGTGTACACAGTTCACCTATTATGTGCGGCAGAAACAACAGTGCCTCTGGGATGAATGACGACGCGgcgagctgcagctgctgcagatgcagatgcagatgcgaTGCGCCAAGCGGGAGCGGCATGATGATGTGGCATGCGATGCTGCAGCGGGAATTGCAAGTGAAACAacggcaaatgcaaaagcaaaagcaacgacaataacaaccacTACAACGGGAGCAGCTACAACGAGAGTGACagcggcaaaagcaaaaacaagaacaaaaacaacaacgaccaaCAAATTACGCCAACTGCTTTTGTTGGTGCAACAGCAGATGCCTTTTGCACTGTGGAACTTTCCGGTCCATCACATttcccatcatcatcatcaacagcagcagcagcaacagaagcagcagaagcatgCTCAGCAGCAGTCCCATGACATTCATTCCCTTACCCAATCCCAGTCCGAGTCGTCAGACTCCTCAAAATCCCAGGCTGAAGcccatcatcataatcatcatcacaCAGCTACCGCCGTCTTGTCGACATCGACGTCGCATCACCCATCAACAATGGCCGCCATCGTGGCGTGA
- the LOC133835887 gene encoding protein sly1 homolog, which yields MLSLRERQINAIKQMLNLNSQQPKALAAEPVWKILIYDRVGQDIISPIISIKELRELGVTLHVQLHSDRDSIPDVPAVYFCLPTDENLDRIQQDFSNGLYDIYHLNFLAPITRSKIENLAAAALHAGCVANIHRVYDQYVNFISLEDDFFILKHQQSDQLSYYAINRANTRDEEMEALMDSIVDSLFALFVTLGNVPIIRCPRNSAAEMVARKLEKKLRENLWDARANLFHMDATQAGGGVFSFQRPVLLLLDRNMDLATPLHHTWSYQAMVHDVLDLGLNLVYVEDEAAAATAGTRKKPKACDLDRTDRFWVTHKGSPFPTVAEAIQEELESYRNSEEEIKRLKTSMGIEGESDIAFSLVNDTTARLTNAVNSLPQLMEKKRLIDMHTKIATAILNYIKARRLDSYFEIEEKIMSKQTLDKPLLELLRDVDFGQPEDKLRLYIIYYICGQQLPEAEQERLREALHAAGCDLTSLAYVQRWKAIMNRSPSISQATQYEGGGTRTVSMFTKLVSQGSSFVMEGVKNLVVKRHNLPVTKITEQVMECRSNAETDDYLYLDPKLLKGGDVLPKNRAPFQDAVVFMVGGGNYIEYQNLVDFIKQKQTSNVNRRIIYGASTLTNARQFLKELSALGGEIQTPAAS from the exons ATGTTAAGTTTACGGGAGAGGCAAATAA atGCAATTAAGCAAATGCTTAATTTAAACTCGCAGCAGCCAAAAGCTTTGGCTGCCGAGCCCGTGTGGAAGATATTGATATACGATCGCGTAGGTCAGGACATTATCTCGCCCATTATATCCATTAAGGAATTGCGCGAACTCGGCGTGACGTTGCATGT gcAATTGCACTCGGACCGTGACTCTATACCCGATGTGCCCGCCGTGTACTTTTGTCTGCCCACCGATGAGAATCTCGATCGCATCCAACAGGACTTCTCCAATGGTTTATACGACATTTATCATCTCAACTTTCTTGCACCCATCACGAGGAGCAAGATCGAGAATCTGGCAGCTGCGGCGTTGCATGCTGGCTGTGTGGCCAACATACATCGTGTCTACGATCAGTATGTGAACTTCATCAGTCTCGAGGATGATTTCTTCATTCTCAAGCATCAGCAGAGCGATCAACTCTCCTATTATGCCATTAATCGAGCCAACACTCGCGACGAGGAGATGGAGGCACTGATGGATTCGATTGTGGACTCGCTATTTGCACTGTTTGTCACGCTAGGGAATGTGCCCATCATACGCTGTCCAAGGAATAGTGCTGCTGAGATGGTGGCCCGCAAGCTAGAGAAGAAACTACGTGAAAATTTGTGGGATGCGCGTGCGAATCTGTTCCACATGGATGCGACGCAAGCAGGAGGCGGCGTGTTTAGCTTTCAACGACCTGTGCTGTTACTGCTGGACAGGAACATGGATCTGGCGACGCCGCTGCATCACACGTGGTCCTATCAGGCGATGGTGCACGATGTGCTCGACTTGGGACTGAATCTGGTCTATGTGGAGGAcgaggcagcagctgccacagctg gtACGCGCAAGAAGCCCAAAGCCTGTGATTTGGATCGCACGGATCGTTTCTGGGTCACGCACAAGGGCAGCCCGTTTCCCACAGTGGCCGAGGCGATTCAAGAGGAGCTCGAGTCGTATCGCAACTCGGAGGAGGAAATCAAACGCCTCAAGACCTCGATGGGCATCGAAGGCGAGTCCGATATTGCCTTTTCGCTGGTCAACGACACGACTGCCAGGCTGACGAACGCTGTCAACTCACTGCCGCAGCTGATGGAGAAGAAGCGTCTGATTGATATGCACACCAAGATTGCCACTGCTATATTGAATTATATCAAGGCGCGTCGCCTAGACTCGTACTTTGAGATCGAGGAGAAAATCATGTCGAAGCAGACGCTCGATAAGCCGCTGCTCGAGTTGCTGCGCGATGTTGACTTTGGACAGCCTGAGGATAAGTTGCGTCTGTACATTATCTACTACATTTGTGGCCAACAGCTGCCCGAAGCGGAGCAGGAACGCTTGAGAGAGGCGCTCCACGCTGCTGGCTGCGATTTGACATCTTTGGCCTATGTACAACGCTGGAAGGCAATCATGAATCGCTCGCCGAGCATCAGCCAGGCAACGCAATACGAAGGCGGCGGCACACGAACTGTTTCCATGTTCACAAAGCTCGTATCGCAGGGCAGCTCTTTTGTGATGGAGGGCGTTAAAAATCTGGTGGTTAAGCGTCAT AACTTGCCGGTCACCAAGATCACGGAGCAGGTGATGGAGTGTCGCAGCAATGCAGAGACAGACGACTATTTGTATCTGGATCCCAAACTGTTGAAGGGCGGCGATGTGCTGCCCAAGAATCGTGCACCATTCCAGGATGCTGTTGTATTTATGGTCGGCGGTGGCAATTACATTGAGTATCAGAATCTGGTCGACTTTATCAAACAGAAGCAGACGTCCAATGTGAACAGACGCATCATCTATGGTGCCTCAACGCTCACGAATGCGCGACAATTTCTCAAGGAGCTGTCGGCGCTGGGTGGCGAGATTCAGACGCCCGCTGCGAGTTAG